In the genome of Xanthomonas translucens pv. cerealis, one region contains:
- a CDS encoding RluA family pseudouridine synthase, with amino-acid sequence MPDDFPPILPKPRDVATSAVRILKVPEDRAGQRVDNFLLGQLKGAPRSLIYKLMRSGQVRVNGGRTKAERKLEAGDEVRIPPVKLHEEGEKAAPPDAFMARLEAAIVYEDARLLALNKPSGVASHGGSGISFGAIETLRALRPNQTLELVHRLDRDTSGLLIVAKKRSALTEMQALMREDDRVEGRGISKRYLTLLVGRMPDGVMSVDAPLHIGLRQGGERHVQVNAGGKESLSHFRVLERRGGHSYCEVRIETGRTHQIRVHAQHLGHAVAGDDKYGDAAVNKRLREQIGLKRLFLHAASLEFTLDGGKTPYLLNAPLADELAEALSRLGG; translated from the coding sequence CTGCCTGATGACTTCCCCCCGATCCTTCCCAAGCCGCGCGACGTCGCGACCAGCGCGGTGCGCATTCTCAAGGTCCCGGAAGACAGGGCCGGACAGCGCGTGGATAATTTCCTGCTCGGCCAGCTCAAGGGCGCGCCGCGCAGCCTGATCTACAAGCTGATGCGCAGCGGCCAGGTCCGGGTCAACGGCGGCCGCACCAAGGCCGAGCGCAAGCTGGAGGCGGGTGACGAGGTGCGCATCCCGCCGGTGAAGCTGCACGAGGAGGGCGAGAAGGCCGCGCCGCCGGACGCATTCATGGCCCGGCTCGAGGCGGCGATCGTCTACGAGGACGCGCGCTTGCTGGCGCTGAACAAGCCGTCCGGGGTCGCCAGCCATGGCGGCAGCGGGATCAGCTTCGGCGCGATCGAGACCTTGCGCGCCTTGCGCCCGAACCAGACGCTGGAACTGGTGCACCGGCTCGATCGCGACACCTCCGGGCTGCTGATCGTGGCCAAGAAGCGCTCGGCGCTGACCGAGATGCAGGCGCTGATGCGTGAGGACGACCGGGTCGAGGGCCGCGGCATCAGCAAGCGCTACCTGACCCTGCTGGTCGGGCGCATGCCAGACGGGGTGATGAGCGTGGACGCGCCGTTGCACATCGGCCTGCGCCAGGGTGGCGAGCGTCACGTGCAGGTGAACGCGGGCGGCAAGGAATCGCTGAGCCACTTCCGGGTGCTGGAGCGGCGCGGCGGGCATTCCTATTGCGAGGTGCGAATCGAGACCGGCCGCACCCACCAGATCCGCGTGCATGCACAGCATTTAGGGCATGCGGTCGCCGGCGACGACAAGTACGGCGATGCGGCAGTGAACAAGCGCCTGCGCGAGCAGATCGGGCTCAAGCGCCTGTTCCTGCACGCCGCGTCTCTGGAATTCACCCTCGACGGTGGCAAGACCCCGTATCTGCTGAATGCGCCGCTGGCCGACGAACTGGCCGAGGCGCTGAGCCGCCTGGGCGGCTGA
- a CDS encoding DUF3300 domain-containing protein translates to MDIRSLPSTKLALALVTAASMLGLSACQQQPAPAAAPAAAIAAAPAPAPYLPPSAEQLYKLVAPIALFPDKLLAQTLAASVYPDQVGDAQGWLRSNSGLAATDRLKAAAAQPWDPSVKALTAFPEVIDQLASNGDWTRALGDAYAHDPNEVLDAIQVMRGRAQAQGHLRSTPQQRVQVVQRTVVEPDYADERIPPPRQTIVIEPAQPDVVYLPRYDPDVVYGAPVDVYREYRYHPRYYSEGDLVTAGIVSFGVGVLVGDALEHRHHGPLGWLQPEPAWHPWGWNSWDMNWNAPPSAPHYVVYQNRVYAPRTTIINNNITNNISNNRIDARRFVHNDNRSFPQQAALAAMPAAAAAAALAPHLAKNLRGPAPQFAPAAAPRHALDYAQLSTPHFNERMLQPGRPVVANAAQRAPLPGLGGQNARDAAHDARAQPAFAQSLHAPMPMSATDHRHAIPMANAVAAQRRDMPQAPHFNAPMPMGNMRMAHAAPQHAMSMPASHREDPRAQQQARFAQSEPPRQAPHQVAAFTALQRPAPAYREAPMRQFPERVQAMPRQEQQRPPMQEQRMARIAPPPRQQPMRAAEPRLAPRPPQAHSESHHQHDKHNG, encoded by the coding sequence ATGGATATCCGCTCCCTGCCATCCACGAAGTTGGCGCTGGCGCTGGTCACCGCCGCGAGCATGCTGGGGCTGAGCGCATGCCAGCAGCAACCGGCACCAGCAGCAGCCCCGGCCGCAGCGATCGCCGCCGCACCCGCGCCCGCCCCCTACTTGCCGCCCAGCGCCGAGCAGCTGTACAAGCTGGTCGCACCCATCGCCTTGTTCCCCGACAAGCTGCTTGCGCAGACCCTGGCCGCCTCGGTGTATCCGGACCAGGTCGGCGACGCCCAGGGCTGGCTGCGCAGCAACAGCGGCCTGGCCGCGACCGATCGCCTGAAGGCGGCCGCGGCGCAGCCATGGGATCCCAGCGTCAAGGCGCTGACCGCGTTTCCCGAGGTGATCGACCAGTTGGCCAGCAACGGCGACTGGACCCGCGCGCTCGGCGATGCGTATGCGCACGACCCCAACGAAGTGCTCGACGCGATCCAGGTCATGCGCGGGCGTGCGCAGGCGCAGGGCCATCTGCGCAGCACGCCGCAGCAACGGGTGCAGGTGGTGCAACGCACGGTGGTGGAACCGGACTACGCAGACGAGCGGATCCCGCCGCCGCGGCAGACCATCGTCATCGAACCGGCGCAGCCGGATGTGGTCTATCTGCCGCGCTACGATCCGGACGTGGTCTACGGCGCACCGGTCGACGTCTACCGCGAGTACCGCTATCACCCGCGCTACTACAGCGAAGGCGATCTGGTCACTGCCGGCATCGTCTCCTTCGGCGTCGGCGTGCTGGTCGGCGATGCGCTGGAGCACCGACATCATGGCCCGCTGGGCTGGCTGCAACCGGAACCGGCCTGGCACCCGTGGGGCTGGAACAGCTGGGACATGAACTGGAACGCCCCGCCCTCGGCGCCGCACTACGTGGTCTACCAAAACCGCGTCTACGCGCCGCGCACCACCATCATCAACAACAACATCACCAATAACATCAGCAACAACCGGATCGACGCGCGCCGCTTCGTGCACAACGACAACCGCAGCTTCCCGCAGCAGGCGGCACTGGCGGCGATGCCCGCGGCGGCGGCGGCCGCGGCGCTGGCGCCGCATCTGGCGAAGAACCTGCGCGGACCCGCGCCGCAGTTCGCGCCGGCGGCGGCGCCACGCCACGCGCTCGACTATGCGCAGCTGTCCACGCCGCATTTCAATGAGCGGATGCTGCAACCGGGCCGCCCGGTCGTCGCGAACGCCGCGCAGCGCGCGCCGCTGCCAGGGCTGGGCGGCCAGAACGCAAGGGATGCTGCCCACGATGCGCGTGCACAGCCGGCATTCGCGCAATCGCTGCACGCGCCGATGCCGATGTCCGCGACCGATCACCGCCACGCTATACCGATGGCCAACGCCGTCGCAGCGCAACGGCGCGACATGCCGCAGGCACCACACTTCAACGCACCGATGCCGATGGGCAACATGCGGATGGCGCATGCAGCGCCACAGCACGCGATGTCCATGCCGGCATCGCATCGGGAGGATCCGCGCGCGCAGCAGCAGGCCCGATTCGCCCAGTCCGAACCGCCACGGCAGGCACCGCACCAGGTCGCCGCTTTCACTGCCCTGCAGCGGCCGGCGCCCGCATACCGGGAGGCGCCGATGCGGCAGTTTCCTGAGCGTGTTCAGGCCATGCCGCGACAGGAACAGCAGCGTCCGCCGATGCAGGAACAACGCATGGCCAGGATCGCGCCGCCGCCGCGGCAGCAGCCGATGCGCGCGGCCGAGCCACGCCTTGCTCCGCGCCCGCCGCAAGCGCACTCAGAGTCGCACCACCAGCACGACAAGCATAACGGGTAG
- the zupT gene encoding zinc transporter ZupT gives MLDIPSHNVWVALAVTLAAGLATGLGSVLVLFTKGPNPRLLAFGLAFAGGAMVYVSLTEILGKSVAAFSHAFDQRLGYAYATLAFLAGMALIVVIDRLVPNPHESLNAHDPLFRANNRAYVKRVGLLTAVAITAHNFPEGLATFFATLESPTVGMPLAFAIAVHNIPEGIAIAVPVHYATGRKSYAFAASLLSGLAEPIGAIIGYVALSRFLSEAIFGSVFGVIAGVMVFLALDELLPAAKRYAKGHETVYGLVAGMATLALSLVLFRLSTTP, from the coding sequence ATGCTGGATATTCCCTCGCACAACGTGTGGGTCGCCCTGGCGGTGACCCTGGCCGCCGGTCTGGCCACCGGCCTGGGCAGTGTGCTGGTGCTTTTCACCAAGGGGCCGAACCCGCGCCTGCTCGCCTTCGGCCTGGCCTTCGCCGGCGGTGCGATGGTGTACGTGTCGCTGACCGAGATCCTCGGCAAGTCGGTCGCCGCCTTCAGCCACGCGTTCGATCAGCGCCTGGGCTACGCTTATGCCACGCTGGCGTTCCTGGCCGGCATGGCGCTGATCGTGGTGATCGACCGGCTGGTGCCCAATCCGCACGAAAGCCTCAACGCCCATGACCCGCTGTTCCGCGCCAACAACCGCGCCTACGTCAAGCGCGTCGGCCTGCTGACCGCGGTGGCGATTACCGCGCACAATTTCCCGGAAGGCCTGGCGACCTTCTTCGCCACCCTGGAAAGCCCCACCGTGGGCATGCCGCTGGCGTTCGCGATCGCCGTGCACAACATTCCCGAAGGCATCGCCATCGCGGTACCGGTGCACTACGCCACCGGACGCAAGTCCTACGCCTTCGCCGCCAGCCTGCTGTCGGGGCTGGCCGAGCCGATCGGCGCGATCATCGGCTACGTGGCGCTGTCGCGGTTCCTGTCCGAGGCGATCTTCGGCTCGGTGTTCGGCGTCATCGCCGGGGTGATGGTGTTCCTGGCGCTGGACGAACTGCTGCCGGCGGCCAAGCGCTATGCCAAGGGCCACGAAACCGTGTACGGACTGGTCGCCGGCATGGCCACGCTGGCGCTGAGCCTGGTGCTGTTTCGCCTGTCCACCACGCCCTGA
- a CDS encoding energy transducer TonB, whose amino-acid sequence MPAASRRSMLAATCLPLAAMLLLGGCGKSEQAQIQRVAAAPTEVAAVQTPPPDYPIELACAGLGGKAVLSVLVGVQGKPTDVQLVSSSGQPKLDASAQQRVREWIFNPATRDGKAVPRTIQVPVNFNPPQPRPDRCFALDAQAHHAN is encoded by the coding sequence ATGCCAGCCGCATCCCGCCGTTCCATGCTCGCCGCCACCTGCCTGCCGCTCGCCGCGATGCTGCTGCTCGGCGGCTGCGGCAAGTCCGAACAAGCGCAGATCCAGCGCGTGGCCGCCGCGCCGACCGAAGTCGCCGCGGTGCAGACCCCGCCGCCGGACTACCCGATCGAACTGGCCTGCGCCGGACTCGGTGGCAAGGCGGTGCTGAGCGTGTTGGTCGGCGTGCAGGGCAAGCCCACCGACGTGCAACTGGTCAGCAGCAGCGGCCAGCCCAAGCTCGACGCGTCGGCGCAGCAGCGCGTACGCGAGTGGATCTTCAACCCCGCCACGCGCGACGGCAAGGCGGTGCCGCGCACGATCCAGGTGCCGGTGAACTTCAACCCGCCGCAGCCGCGGCCGGACCGCTGCTTCGCACTCGACGCGCAAGCGCACCACGCCAACTGA
- a CDS encoding 4a-hydroxytetrahydrobiopterin dehydratase, which yields MNDLIPLAQAHCAPCKGSEYKLTQARLAELLPQVPGWELVENGMAISRTFRFPDYYRSLAFVNALAWIAHREDHHPDLGVHYDRVVVRYSTHDVGGLSENDFICAAKASALPE from the coding sequence ATGAACGACCTGATCCCGCTCGCACAGGCCCATTGCGCGCCCTGCAAGGGCAGCGAATACAAGCTCACCCAGGCGCGCCTGGCCGAACTGCTGCCGCAGGTGCCCGGCTGGGAACTGGTCGAGAACGGCATGGCGATCAGCCGCACGTTCCGCTTCCCCGACTACTACCGCAGCCTGGCGTTCGTGAATGCGCTGGCCTGGATCGCGCACCGCGAAGACCATCACCCCGACCTGGGCGTGCACTACGACCGCGTGGTGGTGCGCTATTCCACCCACGATGTCGGCGGCCTCAGCGAAAACGACTTCATCTGCGCCGCCAAAGCCTCGGCCCTACCGGAATGA
- a CDS encoding NfuA family Fe-S biogenesis protein encodes MIQISDNAQTHFRKLLEREAVPGMGVRLSAVDPGTARADARLEFAEPADLAGDEWAIDCAGFTLYVAADSVGWLDGAEIDYVTQGTGQQLTIKAPKIKGEAPGEAASLVERVRWVVENEVNPQLAQHGGRVAVQEVSAEGVVLLRFGGGCHGCGMADVTLKQGIEKTLMGRVPGITAVRDATDHDSGSAPYIPRDSAA; translated from the coding sequence ATGATCCAGATCTCCGACAATGCGCAGACCCATTTCCGCAAACTGCTCGAACGCGAGGCCGTGCCCGGCATGGGCGTGCGCCTGAGCGCGGTCGATCCCGGCACCGCACGCGCCGACGCGCGGCTGGAGTTCGCTGAACCGGCCGACCTGGCCGGCGACGAATGGGCGATCGACTGCGCCGGCTTCACGTTGTATGTGGCCGCCGACAGCGTCGGCTGGCTGGACGGCGCCGAGATCGACTACGTTACCCAGGGCACCGGCCAGCAGTTGACGATCAAGGCGCCGAAGATCAAGGGCGAGGCGCCGGGCGAGGCCGCCTCCCTGGTCGAACGCGTGCGCTGGGTGGTCGAGAACGAGGTCAACCCGCAGCTGGCCCAGCATGGCGGCCGCGTGGCGGTGCAGGAAGTGTCGGCCGAGGGCGTGGTGCTGCTGCGCTTCGGCGGCGGCTGCCACGGCTGCGGCATGGCCGACGTGACCCTGAAGCAGGGCATCGAGAAGACGTTGATGGGGCGCGTGCCGGGCATCACCGCCGTGCGCGACGCCACCGACCACGACAGCGGCAGCGCCCCGTATATCCCGCGCGACTCCGCGGCCTGA
- a CDS encoding c-type cytochrome encodes MPKAAHALRPAVVLLAALCLGACSQSQVESTSQSAADPGHASGEHGSGSSAGLPGGRVTAGEKLAHAKGKATGQSCIDCHGADGNAPIDPSYPKLGGQYGDYVAHALQAYRAGDRQHPLMTPQAAPLSDQDVADLAAYFGSRATQLRDLHGMK; translated from the coding sequence ATGCCGAAAGCCGCGCACGCATTGCGTCCCGCCGTCGTCCTGCTTGCTGCCCTGTGCCTGGGGGCGTGTTCGCAATCGCAGGTGGAATCCACCAGCCAGTCCGCCGCCGACCCCGGCCACGCCAGCGGCGAGCACGGTTCCGGCTCGTCCGCCGGCCTGCCCGGCGGACGCGTCACCGCCGGCGAGAAACTGGCCCACGCCAAGGGCAAGGCTACCGGGCAGAGCTGCATCGACTGCCACGGCGCCGACGGCAACGCGCCGATCGACCCGAGCTATCCCAAGCTCGGCGGCCAGTACGGCGACTATGTCGCGCATGCCTTGCAGGCATACCGTGCCGGCGATCGCCAGCACCCGCTGATGACCCCGCAGGCGGCGCCGCTCAGCGATCAGGACGTCGCCGACCTGGCCGCATACTTCGGCTCGCGCGCCACCCAGCTGCGCGACCTGCACGGCATGAAGTGA
- a CDS encoding c-type cytochrome, translated as MRTQPLAACFALAVLVSLVVAPAAAQTAPAPATAAASAAVAGNADNGRLLTYTCQGCHGVTGYKNAYPSYRVPKIGGQSAQYLTQALSEYRLGKRKHPTMQAQAESFSDQDIADIAAYLTTLK; from the coding sequence ATGCGCACGCAGCCGCTAGCCGCTTGTTTTGCTTTGGCCGTACTCGTTTCTCTCGTGGTCGCCCCGGCCGCGGCGCAGACCGCGCCGGCGCCCGCCACGGCCGCAGCATCCGCGGCCGTCGCCGGCAATGCCGACAACGGCAGGCTGCTCACCTATACCTGCCAGGGCTGTCATGGCGTGACCGGCTACAAGAACGCTTATCCCAGCTACCGCGTCCCCAAGATCGGCGGCCAGTCGGCGCAGTACCTGACTCAGGCATTGAGCGAATACCGGCTCGGCAAACGCAAGCATCCGACCATGCAGGCCCAGGCGGAGAGCTTCTCCGACCAGGATATCGCCGACATCGCCGCTTACCTGACCACCCTCAAGTAG
- a CDS encoding efflux RND transporter permease subunit codes for MTSAGSDHGSDPHHHAPPGVRGGGLVEFATRRRVTIAMATVTLLLFGVIALNSLKVNLLPDLSYPTLTVRTEYTGAAPSEIETLVTEPVEEAVGVVKNLRKLKSVSRTGQSDVVLEFAWGTNMDRASLEVRDKMEALELPLEAKAPVLLRFNPSTEPIMRLVLASKATPASDADAVRALTQLRRYADEDLKKKLEPVAGVAAVKVGGGLEDEIQVDIDQQRLAQLSLPIDNVIARLKEENINISGGRLEQGAQRYLVRTVNQFADLDEIRNLLLTTQGAGSSAADSAMQQMYAIAASTGSEAALAAASAAQSASSSATTTIANGMPVRLKDVAQVRQGYKEREAIIRLGGKEAVELAIYKEGDANTVSTAAALRERLEQLQAQIPPDVELNTLEDQSRFIEHAIGDVKKDAVIGGLLAILIIFLFLRDGWSTLVISLSLPVSIVATFFFMGQLGLSLNVMSLGGLALATGLVVDDSIVVLESIAKARERGFSILDAAIAGTREVSMAVVASTLTTIAVFLPLVFVEGVAGQLFRDQALTVAIAIAISLVVSMTLIPMLSSLKGRPPLAFPAEPEQPQWQPQCGWLKPVAWSRRGAAAAVRGGFFGVAWLVVRLWRGGVAVIAPVMRKASDLAMAPYARAERGYLQLLPGALARPWHVLGLAALAFAATLAVLPMLGADLIPQLAQDRFEMTVKLPAGTPLRQTDALVRELQETHGKDAGVQALYGVSGSGTRLDASPTESGENIGKLTIAMTGGGSAQFEAQQSQRMRATMRQHPGVQVGFSRPELFSFSTPLEIELRGQDLETIQHAGQTLTAMLRGNGHYADVKSTVEEGFPEIQIRFDQERAGALGLTTRQIADVVVKKVRGDVATRYSFRDRKIDVLVRAQRSDRASVDSIRRLIVNPGSSKPVMLDAVADVVATTGPSEIHRADQIRVAIVSANLRGIDLGGAMREVQALVAREPLGAGVGMHIGGQGEELAQSARSLLFAFGLAIFLVYLVMASQFESLLHPFVILFTIPLAMVGAVLALLLTGKPVSVVVFIGLILLVGLVTKNAIILIDKVNQLREEGVAKREALIEGARSRLRPIIMTTLCTLFGFLPLALALALASGEGAGVRAPMAITVIGGLLVSTLLTLVVIPVVYDRLDRRADGYYAERGQRARRRLEGLGHGAGDGAGEPV; via the coding sequence ATGACCAGCGCCGGTTCCGATCACGGCAGCGATCCGCACCACCACGCGCCGCCCGGCGTGCGCGGCGGCGGGCTGGTCGAATTCGCCACGCGCCGCCGCGTCACCATCGCGATGGCCACGGTCACGTTGCTGCTGTTCGGCGTGATCGCGCTGAACAGCCTCAAGGTCAATCTGTTGCCCGACCTGAGCTATCCGACCCTGACCGTGCGCACCGAGTACACCGGCGCTGCGCCGTCGGAGATCGAGACGCTGGTGACCGAGCCGGTCGAGGAAGCGGTCGGCGTGGTCAAGAACCTGCGCAAGCTCAAGTCGGTGTCGCGCACCGGGCAGAGCGACGTGGTGCTGGAGTTCGCTTGGGGCACCAACATGGACCGGGCCAGCCTGGAGGTGCGCGACAAGATGGAGGCGCTGGAGCTGCCGCTGGAAGCCAAGGCGCCGGTGCTGCTGCGCTTCAATCCCTCCACCGAACCGATCATGCGCCTGGTGCTGGCGAGCAAGGCGACGCCGGCCAGCGACGCCGATGCGGTACGCGCGCTGACCCAGCTGCGCCGCTACGCCGACGAAGACCTGAAGAAGAAGCTGGAGCCGGTGGCCGGCGTGGCCGCGGTCAAGGTCGGCGGCGGGTTGGAAGACGAGATCCAGGTCGATATCGACCAGCAGCGGCTGGCGCAGCTGAGCCTGCCGATCGACAACGTCATCGCCCGGCTCAAGGAAGAGAACATCAACATTTCCGGCGGGCGCCTGGAACAGGGCGCGCAGCGCTACCTGGTGCGCACGGTCAACCAGTTCGCCGACCTGGACGAGATCCGCAATCTGCTGCTGACCACCCAGGGCGCGGGCAGCAGCGCCGCCGACTCTGCGATGCAGCAGATGTACGCCATCGCCGCCTCGACCGGTTCGGAAGCGGCGCTGGCCGCGGCCTCGGCGGCGCAGAGCGCCTCGTCCAGTGCCACCACCACCATCGCCAACGGCATGCCGGTGCGGCTGAAGGACGTGGCGCAGGTGCGCCAGGGCTACAAGGAGCGCGAAGCGATCATCCGCCTGGGCGGCAAGGAAGCGGTGGAGTTGGCGATCTACAAGGAAGGCGACGCCAATACCGTGTCCACGGCGGCGGCGCTGCGCGAGCGCCTGGAACAGCTGCAGGCGCAGATCCCGCCGGACGTGGAACTGAATACGCTGGAAGACCAGTCGCGCTTCATCGAGCACGCCATCGGCGACGTCAAGAAGGATGCGGTGATCGGCGGCCTGCTGGCGATCCTGATCATCTTCCTGTTCCTGCGCGACGGCTGGAGCACGCTCGTGATCAGCCTGTCGTTGCCGGTGTCGATCGTAGCCACGTTCTTCTTCATGGGCCAGCTCGGGCTGAGCTTGAACGTGATGTCGCTGGGCGGCCTGGCGCTGGCCACCGGGCTGGTGGTGGACGATTCGATCGTGGTGCTGGAGAGCATCGCCAAGGCGCGCGAGCGCGGCTTTAGCATCCTCGATGCGGCGATCGCCGGCACCCGCGAGGTGAGCATGGCGGTGGTCGCTTCGACCCTGACCACGATCGCGGTGTTCCTGCCGCTGGTGTTCGTCGAGGGCGTGGCCGGGCAGTTGTTCCGCGACCAGGCCTTGACCGTGGCGATCGCCATCGCGATCTCGCTGGTGGTGTCGATGACGCTGATCCCGATGCTCAGTTCGCTGAAGGGGCGCCCGCCGCTAGCGTTCCCGGCCGAACCGGAACAGCCGCAGTGGCAGCCGCAGTGCGGTTGGCTGAAGCCGGTGGCATGGAGTCGGCGCGGCGCCGCCGCGGCGGTGCGTGGCGGTTTCTTCGGCGTGGCGTGGCTGGTGGTGCGGTTGTGGCGCGGCGGCGTGGCGGTGATCGCGCCGGTGATGCGCAAGGCCAGCGACCTGGCGATGGCGCCGTATGCGCGTGCCGAACGCGGCTATCTGCAGCTGCTGCCGGGCGCGTTGGCGCGGCCGTGGCACGTGCTTGGGCTGGCCGCGCTGGCGTTCGCGGCGACGCTGGCGGTGCTGCCGATGCTCGGCGCCGACCTGATTCCGCAGTTGGCCCAGGACCGCTTCGAGATGACGGTGAAGCTGCCGGCCGGCACGCCGTTGCGGCAGACCGATGCGCTGGTGCGCGAACTGCAGGAAACCCACGGCAAGGACGCCGGCGTGCAGGCGCTGTATGGCGTTAGCGGCAGCGGCACCCGGCTCGATGCCAGCCCAACCGAAAGCGGCGAGAACATCGGCAAGCTGACCATCGCCATGACCGGCGGCGGCAGCGCGCAGTTCGAGGCGCAGCAGAGCCAGCGCATGCGCGCGACGATGCGCCAGCATCCCGGCGTGCAGGTCGGTTTCAGCCGACCGGAACTCTTCAGCTTTTCCACGCCGCTGGAAATCGAGCTGCGCGGGCAGGACCTGGAGACGATCCAGCACGCCGGGCAGACGCTGACCGCGATGCTGCGCGGCAACGGCCACTATGCCGACGTCAAATCGACGGTGGAGGAGGGTTTCCCGGAAATCCAGATCCGCTTCGACCAGGAACGTGCCGGCGCGCTGGGCCTGACCACGCGGCAGATCGCCGACGTGGTGGTGAAGAAGGTGCGCGGCGACGTCGCTACCCGCTACAGCTTCCGCGACCGCAAGATCGACGTGCTGGTGCGCGCGCAGCGCAGCGATCGCGCCAGCGTCGACAGCATCCGCCGGCTGATCGTCAATCCGGGCAGCAGCAAGCCGGTAATGCTGGATGCGGTCGCCGACGTGGTCGCCACCACCGGGCCCAGCGAGATCCACCGCGCCGACCAGATCCGCGTGGCGATCGTGTCGGCCAACCTGCGCGGCATCGACCTGGGCGGCGCGATGCGCGAGGTGCAGGCCCTGGTCGCGCGCGAACCGCTCGGCGCCGGCGTCGGCATGCACATCGGCGGGCAGGGCGAGGAGCTGGCGCAGTCGGCCAGGTCGCTGCTGTTCGCGTTCGGTCTGGCGATCTTCCTGGTCTATCTGGTGATGGCCTCGCAGTTCGAATCGCTGCTGCATCCGTTCGTGATCCTGTTCACCATCCCGCTGGCGATGGTCGGCGCGGTGCTGGCGCTGCTGCTGACCGGCAAGCCTGTGTCGGTGGTGGTGTTCATCGGCCTGATCCTGCTGGTCGGGCTGGTGACCAAGAACGCGATCATCCTGATCGACAAGGTCAACCAGCTGCGCGAGGAGGGCGTGGCCAAGCGCGAGGCGCTGATCGAAGGCGCGCGCTCGCGGCTGCGTCCGATCATCATGACCACGCTGTGCACGCTGTTCGGCTTCCTGCCGCTGGCGCTGGCGCTGGCGCTGGCGTCGGGCGAGGGCGCCGGAGTGCGCGCGCCGATGGCGATCACCGTGATCGGCGGCCTGCTGGTGTCCACGCTGCTCACGCTGGTGGTGATCCCGGTGGTCTACGACCGCCTGGATCGCCGCGCCGACGGCTATTACGCCGAGCGCGGGCAGCGCGCGCGGCGGCGTCTGGAGGGGCTTGGTCACGGCGCAGGCGACGGCGCGGGTGAACCGGTATGA